In one window of Puntigrus tetrazona isolate hp1 unplaced genomic scaffold, ASM1883169v1 S000000520, whole genome shotgun sequence DNA:
- the LOC122334399 gene encoding NLR family CARD domain-containing protein 3-like isoform X3: MKKKYERLFEGIIRQGNQTLLNRIYTQLYIIEGESEGVNEEHEILEMEKRVITPDTPIYCNDIFKPLHQPRCEEKNKIKTVLTKGIAGIGKTVSVQKFILDWSEGKANQDVDFMFVLPFRELNLIKNQKYSLHRLLLDFHPELQGLDLKIYEECTVVFILDGLDESRMTLMFSDGEKVCDLNESSSVDVLMSNLIRGDLLPSALIWITSRPAAADQIPSKYINRVTEIQGFNDPQKEEYFRKKISDEHQASRIISHIKRSRSLHIMCHIPVFCWISATVLQNLLKQDESAEIPQTLTEMYIHFLLTQIHMKSQKYDKKTPEKPLKSSRDMIVKLAKLAFKQLVKGNVMFYEEDLIESGIDVTDASVYSGICTEIFKEESMIHQRKVYCFVHLSFQEFLAAFYEFYSHIAKKIKLQKSFLDSQNQLYSQEFSLYEPIKIAVNTSLQSKNGHLDLFLRFLLGISLESNQRLLKDLLTHTTNSSETIKRITQYIKDKIKSDVGLSADRCINLFLCLLEMKDQTLYREIQKSVKLQTSSSNLLSPGHCSTIAYMLQISDEVLDEFDLKKYNTSDEGRRRLIPAVVNCRKAQFSCCNLTGLFCKSLCSSLQSSNSLRELDLSNNDLQDSGVKLLSDGLKSSHCQLNILRLSGCMVTEEGCCFLASALSSNPSHLRELDLSYNHPGPSLVKLLSDPNYRLEKLNVDHGGEIRITTGPQKYACDLTLDLNTANTHLILSERNRKATYVREKQFYPDHEERFDECLQVLCKEGLAGRCYWEVEWSGNVCISVTYTGICRKEWNDCRFGYSKKSWSLNCSTDSFCAMHNTKSNNISVPSCCSNRVGVYLDSSAGILSFYSVSDARTLTHLHTFKSTFTEPLYAGFGFNYDSSVSLCEIERLSVRNNQNTQ, from the exons ATGAAGAAAAAGTATGAGAGATTGTTTGAGGGAATCATACGACAAGGAAATCAAACTCTCCTGAACAGGATCTACACACAGCTCTACATcatagagggagagagtgaaggagtgaatgaagaacatgagaTTTTAGAGATGGAGAAAAGAGTCATAACACCAGACACTCCAATCTACTGCAATGACATCTTTAAACCCTTACATCAACCAAGATGtgaggagaaaaacaaaatcaagactgttcttactaaaggcatCGCTGGAATCGGAAAAaccgtctctgtgcagaagttcattctggactggagcgagggaaaagccaatcaagatgtagatttcatgtttgttcttccatttcgagagctgaacttgattaaaaatcagaagtacagtcttcacagacttctgctGGACTTTCATCCTGAACTTCAAGGTCTGGACTTAAAGATTTATGAGGAGTGTACAGTAGTGTTCATCTTGgatggtctggatgaaagcagaatgaCGCTGATGTTTTCAGATGGTGAGAAGGTCTGTGATTTGAATGAGTCTTCATCAGTGGATGTGTTGATGTCAAACCTCATCAGAGGAGatctgcttccctctgctctcatctggatcacctccagaccagcagcagccgaTCAGATCCCCTCAAAATACATCAACCGTGTGACAGAAATTCAGGGATTCAATGATcctcagaaggaggaatatttcaggaagaAAATCAGTGATGAGCATCAAGCcagcagaatcatctcacacattaaaagatcaagaagcctccacatcatgtgtcacatccccgtcttctgctggatctcagccactGTGCTTCAAAACCTTCTGAAACAAGATGAGAGTGCAGAAATTcctcaaactctgactgaaatgtacatccacTTCCTGTTGACTCAGATACACATGAAGAGCCAGAAGTATGACAAGAAAACTCCAGAGAAACCCCTGAAGTCGAGTAGAGACATGATTGTGAAACTTGCTAAACTGGCTTTCAAACAACTGGTCAAGGGtaatgtgatgttttatgaAGAGGACCTGATTGAGAGCGGCATAGACGTCACTGACGCTTCGGTTTATTCTGGGATTTGCACTGAGATCTTTAAGGAGGAATCTATGATTCATCAGAGGAAAGTCTACTGCTTTGTTCATCTGAGCTTTCAGGAGTTTCTAGCTGCTTTCTATGAGTTTTATTCCCACATAGCCAAGAAGATAAAGCTACAGAAGTCATTTCTGGATAGTCAAAATCAGTTGTACAGTCAGGAGTTCTCTTTATACGAGCCAATAAAAATAGCAGTTAATACCTCCTTGCAGAGTAAAAATGGACACCTAGATCTTTTCCTGAGGTTTCTGCTGGGCATCTCACTGGAAtccaatcagagactcttaaaggatctactgacacacacaacaaacagcTCAGAGACCATCAAGAGAATCACACAGTACATTAAAGACAAAATCAAGAGTGATGTTGGTCTCTCAGCGGACAGATGCATCAatctttttctctgtctgctGGAAATGAAAGATCAGACTCTGTACAGAGAGATTCAGAAATCTGTGAAACTACAGACTTCCTCTTCCAATCTACTCTCTCCTGGTCACTGCTCAACAATCGCCTACATGCTTCAGATATCAGACGAGGTGCTGGATGAGTTTGATCTGAAGAAATACAACACATCAGATGAAGGTAGAAGGAGACTGATACCAGCTGTGGTGAACTGCAGAAAAGCTCA ATTTTCTTGCTGTAATCTCACTGGTCTGTTCTGTAAAAGTTTGTGTTCATctctacaatcatcaaactcactgagagagctggacctgagtaacaatgatctgcaggattcaggagtaaAGCTTCTGTCTGATGGACTAAAGAGTTCACACTGTCAACTCAACATACTGAG attatctggctgtatggtgacagaaGAAGGCTGTTGTTTTCTGGCTTCAGCTCTAagttcaaacccctcacacctgagagagctggatctcagctacaatcacccaggaCCATCATTAgtcaagctgctctctgatCCAAACTACAGACTGGAAAAACTGAA tgtggATCACGGAGGAGAGATCAGGATTACCACAGGACCACAGAAAT ATGCATGCGATCTTACACTGGATTTAAACACTGCAAACACTCATCTTATTCTGTCTGAGAGGAACAGAAAGGCAACATATGTGAGAGAGAAGCAGTTTTATCCTGACCATGAAGAGAGATTTGATGAGTGTCTTCAAGTTCTGTGTAAAGAGGGTCTGgctggacgctgttactgggaggttGAGTGGAGTGGGAATGTTTGTATATCAGTGACGTATACGGGAATCTGCAGGAAAGAATGGAATGATTGTAGGTTTGGATACAGTAAAAAGTCCTGGAGTCTGAACTGTTCTACTGACAGTTTCTGTGCCATGCATAACACTAAGAGCAATAACATATCTGTGCCTTCATGTTGCTCTaacagagtaggagtgtatcTGGACTCATCGGCCGGGATcctgtccttctacagcgtctctgacgcacgcacactcacacacttgcACACGTTTAAATCCACATTCACTGAACCCCTCTATGCTGGATTTGGATTTAATTATGATTCctcagtgtctctgtgtgagatTGAACGGCTTTCTGTGAGAAACAACCAAAACACTCAGTAA
- the LOC122334399 gene encoding NACHT, LRR and PYD domains-containing protein 3-like isoform X2: protein MKKKYERLFEGIIRQGNQTLLNRIYTQLYIIEGESEGVNEEHEILEMEKRVITPDTPIYCNDIFKPLHQPRCEEKNKIKTVLTKGIAGIGKTVSVQKFILDWSEGKANQDVDFMFVLPFRELNLIKNQKYSLHRLLLDFHPELQGLDLKIYEECTVVFILDGLDESRMTLMFSDGEKVCDLNESSSVDVLMSNLIRGDLLPSALIWITSRPAAADQIPSKYINRVTEIQGFNDPQKEEYFRKKISDEHQASRIISHIKRSRSLHIMCHIPVFCWISATVLQNLLKQDESAEIPQTLTEMYIHFLLTQIHMKSQKYDKKTPEKPLKSSRDMIVKLAKLAFKQLVKGNVMFYEEDLIESGIDVTDASVYSGICTEIFKEESMIHQRKVYCFVHLSFQEFLAAFYEFYSHIAKKIKLQKSFLDSQNQLYSQEFSLYEPIKIAVNTSLQSKNGHLDLFLRFLLGISLESNQRLLKDLLTHTTNSSETIKRITQYIKDKIKSDVGLSADRCINLFLCLLEMKDQTLYREIQKYNTSDEGRRRLIPAVVNCRKAQFSCCNLTGLFCKSLCSSLQSSNSLRELDLSNNDLQDSGVKLLSDGLKSSHCQLNILRLTICNLTAQCCESLSSSLQLSNSLRELDLSNNDLQDSGVKLLSGGLKSPHCQLNTLRLSGCMVTEEGCCFLASALSSNPSHLRELDLSYNHPGPSLVKLLSDPNYRLEKLNVDHGGEIRITTGPQKYACDLTLDLNTANTHLILSERNRKATYVREKQFYPDHEERFDECLQVLCKEGLAGRCYWEVEWSGNVCISVTYTGICRKEWNDCRFGYSKKSWSLNCSTDSFCAMHNTKSNNISVPSCCSNRVGVYLDSSAGILSFYSVSDARTLTHLHTFKSTFTEPLYAGFGFNYDSSVSLCEIERLSVRNNQNTQ, encoded by the exons ATGAAGAAAAAGTATGAGAGATTGTTTGAGGGAATCATACGACAAGGAAATCAAACTCTCCTGAACAGGATCTACACACAGCTCTACATcatagagggagagagtgaaggagtgaatgaagaacatgagaTTTTAGAGATGGAGAAAAGAGTCATAACACCAGACACTCCAATCTACTGCAATGACATCTTTAAACCCTTACATCAACCAAGATGtgaggagaaaaacaaaatcaagactgttcttactaaaggcatCGCTGGAATCGGAAAAaccgtctctgtgcagaagttcattctggactggagcgagggaaaagccaatcaagatgtagatttcatgtttgttcttccatttcgagagctgaacttgattaaaaatcagaagtacagtcttcacagacttctgctGGACTTTCATCCTGAACTTCAAGGTCTGGACTTAAAGATTTATGAGGAGTGTACAGTAGTGTTCATCTTGgatggtctggatgaaagcagaatgaCGCTGATGTTTTCAGATGGTGAGAAGGTCTGTGATTTGAATGAGTCTTCATCAGTGGATGTGTTGATGTCAAACCTCATCAGAGGAGatctgcttccctctgctctcatctggatcacctccagaccagcagcagccgaTCAGATCCCCTCAAAATACATCAACCGTGTGACAGAAATTCAGGGATTCAATGATcctcagaaggaggaatatttcaggaagaAAATCAGTGATGAGCATCAAGCcagcagaatcatctcacacattaaaagatcaagaagcctccacatcatgtgtcacatccccgtcttctgctggatctcagccactGTGCTTCAAAACCTTCTGAAACAAGATGAGAGTGCAGAAATTcctcaaactctgactgaaatgtacatccacTTCCTGTTGACTCAGATACACATGAAGAGCCAGAAGTATGACAAGAAAACTCCAGAGAAACCCCTGAAGTCGAGTAGAGACATGATTGTGAAACTTGCTAAACTGGCTTTCAAACAACTGGTCAAGGGtaatgtgatgttttatgaAGAGGACCTGATTGAGAGCGGCATAGACGTCACTGACGCTTCGGTTTATTCTGGGATTTGCACTGAGATCTTTAAGGAGGAATCTATGATTCATCAGAGGAAAGTCTACTGCTTTGTTCATCTGAGCTTTCAGGAGTTTCTAGCTGCTTTCTATGAGTTTTATTCCCACATAGCCAAGAAGATAAAGCTACAGAAGTCATTTCTGGATAGTCAAAATCAGTTGTACAGTCAGGAGTTCTCTTTATACGAGCCAATAAAAATAGCAGTTAATACCTCCTTGCAGAGTAAAAATGGACACCTAGATCTTTTCCTGAGGTTTCTGCTGGGCATCTCACTGGAAtccaatcagagactcttaaaggatctactgacacacacaacaaacagcTCAGAGACCATCAAGAGAATCACACAGTACATTAAAGACAAAATCAAGAGTGATGTTGGTCTCTCAGCGGACAGATGCATCAatctttttctctgtctgctGGAAATGAAAGATCAGACTCTGTACAGAGAGATTCAGAA ATACAACACATCAGATGAAGGTAGAAGGAGACTGATACCAGCTGTGGTGAACTGCAGAAAAGCTCA ATTTTCTTGCTGTAATCTCACTGGTCTGTTCTGTAAAAGTTTGTGTTCATctctacaatcatcaaactcactgagagagctggacctgagtaacaatgatctgcaggattcaggagtaaAGCTTCTGTCTGATGGACTAAAGAGTTCACACTGTCAACTCAACATACTGAG ATTGACCATCTGTAATCTCACGGCTCAGTGCtgtgaaagtttgtcttcaTCTCTACAATTATCAAACTcactgagagagctggacctgagtaacaatgatctgcaggattcaggagtgaagctgctctctggtggactgaagagtccacaCTGTCAACTCAACACATTACG attatctggctgtatggtgacagaaGAAGGCTGTTGTTTTCTGGCTTCAGCTCTAagttcaaacccctcacacctgagagagctggatctcagctacaatcacccaggaCCATCATTAgtcaagctgctctctgatCCAAACTACAGACTGGAAAAACTGAA tgtggATCACGGAGGAGAGATCAGGATTACCACAGGACCACAGAAAT ATGCATGCGATCTTACACTGGATTTAAACACTGCAAACACTCATCTTATTCTGTCTGAGAGGAACAGAAAGGCAACATATGTGAGAGAGAAGCAGTTTTATCCTGACCATGAAGAGAGATTTGATGAGTGTCTTCAAGTTCTGTGTAAAGAGGGTCTGgctggacgctgttactgggaggttGAGTGGAGTGGGAATGTTTGTATATCAGTGACGTATACGGGAATCTGCAGGAAAGAATGGAATGATTGTAGGTTTGGATACAGTAAAAAGTCCTGGAGTCTGAACTGTTCTACTGACAGTTTCTGTGCCATGCATAACACTAAGAGCAATAACATATCTGTGCCTTCATGTTGCTCTaacagagtaggagtgtatcTGGACTCATCGGCCGGGATcctgtccttctacagcgtctctgacgcacgcacactcacacacttgcACACGTTTAAATCCACATTCACTGAACCCCTCTATGCTGGATTTGGATTTAATTATGATTCctcagtgtctctgtgtgagatTGAACGGCTTTCTGTGAGAAACAACCAAAACACTCAGTAA
- the napba gene encoding N-ethylmaleimide-sensitive factor attachment protein, beta a has product MDNSGKEKEAMQLMAEADKKVKSSGSFLGGMFGGNHKVEDACEMYARAANMFKMAKNWSAAGNAFCQAARLHMQMQNKLDSATSFVDAGNAYKKADPQEAINCLNAAIDIYTDMGRFTIAAKHHMTIAEIYESELVDIEKAIAHYEQAADYYKGEESNSSANKCLLKVGSYSAQLEQYPKAIEIFEQVATSTMDNPLLKYNAKEYFWKAALCHFIVDELNAKLAIEKYEGMFPAFSDSRECKLLKKLLEAHEEQNSEAFTEAVKEFDSISRLDQWQTTMLLRIKKTIQGDGGDLK; this is encoded by the exons ATGGATAATTCCGGGAAAGAGAAGGAAGCCATGCAGCTGATGGCAGAGGCGGACAAAAAAGTCAAATCCTCGGGTTCATTTCTCGGAGGGATGTTCGG GGGAAATCATAAGGTCGAAGATGCATGCGAAATGTACGCCAGAGCTGCCAACATGTTCAAGATGGCCAAAAACTGGAGCG CTGCAGGCAATGCTTTCTGCCAAGCTGCGAGACTTCACATGCAGATGCAGAACAAACTGGACTCGGCCACCAGCTTCGTCGATGCTGGAAATGCTTATAAGAAGGCAGATCCTCAAG AGGCTATCAACTGTTTAAACGCAGCCATCGATATTTACACAGACATG GGAAGGTTCACGATCGCCGCGAAGCATCACATGACCATCGCGGAGATCTACGAGTCCGAGCTAGTGGACATCGAAAAG GCCATCGCTCACTACGAGCAGGCTGCAGACTATTACAAGGGAGAGGAGTCCAACAG CTCTGCTAATAAGTGTCTGCTGAAGGTGGGCTCGTACAGCGCTCAGCTCGAGCAGTATCCCAAAGCCATCGAGATCTTCGAGCAG GTTGCAACCAGCACAATGGACAACCCTCTGCTGAAATACAACGCTAAGGAGTACTTCTGGAAAGCAGCTCTCTGCCACTTCATAGTGGATGAGTTAAACGCAAAG CTTGCCATTGAAAAGTACGAAGGGATGTTTCCTGCGTTCTCTGATTCCAGAGAGTGTAAGCTGTTGAAA AAACTATTGGAGGCTCATGAGGAGCAGAACAGCGAGGCGTTCACCGAAGCT GTGAAGGAGTTTGATTCGATCTCCCGTCTGGACCAGTGGCAGACCACCATGCTGCTGCGTATCAAGAAGACCATCCAGGGAGACGGCGGCGACCTCAAGTGA
- the LOC122334399 gene encoding NACHT, LRR and PYD domains-containing protein 3-like isoform X1 translates to MKKKYERLFEGIIRQGNQTLLNRIYTQLYIIEGESEGVNEEHEILEMEKRVITPDTPIYCNDIFKPLHQPRCEEKNKIKTVLTKGIAGIGKTVSVQKFILDWSEGKANQDVDFMFVLPFRELNLIKNQKYSLHRLLLDFHPELQGLDLKIYEECTVVFILDGLDESRMTLMFSDGEKVCDLNESSSVDVLMSNLIRGDLLPSALIWITSRPAAADQIPSKYINRVTEIQGFNDPQKEEYFRKKISDEHQASRIISHIKRSRSLHIMCHIPVFCWISATVLQNLLKQDESAEIPQTLTEMYIHFLLTQIHMKSQKYDKKTPEKPLKSSRDMIVKLAKLAFKQLVKGNVMFYEEDLIESGIDVTDASVYSGICTEIFKEESMIHQRKVYCFVHLSFQEFLAAFYEFYSHIAKKIKLQKSFLDSQNQLYSQEFSLYEPIKIAVNTSLQSKNGHLDLFLRFLLGISLESNQRLLKDLLTHTTNSSETIKRITQYIKDKIKSDVGLSADRCINLFLCLLEMKDQTLYREIQKSVKLQTSSSNLLSPGHCSTIAYMLQISDEVLDEFDLKKYNTSDEGRRRLIPAVVNCRKAQFSCCNLTGLFCKSLCSSLQSSNSLRELDLSNNDLQDSGVKLLSDGLKSSHCQLNILRLTICNLTAQCCESLSSSLQLSNSLRELDLSNNDLQDSGVKLLSGGLKSPHCQLNTLRLSGCMVTEEGCCFLASALSSNPSHLRELDLSYNHPGPSLVKLLSDPNYRLEKLNVDHGGEIRITTGPQKYACDLTLDLNTANTHLILSERNRKATYVREKQFYPDHEERFDECLQVLCKEGLAGRCYWEVEWSGNVCISVTYTGICRKEWNDCRFGYSKKSWSLNCSTDSFCAMHNTKSNNISVPSCCSNRVGVYLDSSAGILSFYSVSDARTLTHLHTFKSTFTEPLYAGFGFNYDSSVSLCEIERLSVRNNQNTQ, encoded by the exons ATGAAGAAAAAGTATGAGAGATTGTTTGAGGGAATCATACGACAAGGAAATCAAACTCTCCTGAACAGGATCTACACACAGCTCTACATcatagagggagagagtgaaggagtgaatgaagaacatgagaTTTTAGAGATGGAGAAAAGAGTCATAACACCAGACACTCCAATCTACTGCAATGACATCTTTAAACCCTTACATCAACCAAGATGtgaggagaaaaacaaaatcaagactgttcttactaaaggcatCGCTGGAATCGGAAAAaccgtctctgtgcagaagttcattctggactggagcgagggaaaagccaatcaagatgtagatttcatgtttgttcttccatttcgagagctgaacttgattaaaaatcagaagtacagtcttcacagacttctgctGGACTTTCATCCTGAACTTCAAGGTCTGGACTTAAAGATTTATGAGGAGTGTACAGTAGTGTTCATCTTGgatggtctggatgaaagcagaatgaCGCTGATGTTTTCAGATGGTGAGAAGGTCTGTGATTTGAATGAGTCTTCATCAGTGGATGTGTTGATGTCAAACCTCATCAGAGGAGatctgcttccctctgctctcatctggatcacctccagaccagcagcagccgaTCAGATCCCCTCAAAATACATCAACCGTGTGACAGAAATTCAGGGATTCAATGATcctcagaaggaggaatatttcaggaagaAAATCAGTGATGAGCATCAAGCcagcagaatcatctcacacattaaaagatcaagaagcctccacatcatgtgtcacatccccgtcttctgctggatctcagccactGTGCTTCAAAACCTTCTGAAACAAGATGAGAGTGCAGAAATTcctcaaactctgactgaaatgtacatccacTTCCTGTTGACTCAGATACACATGAAGAGCCAGAAGTATGACAAGAAAACTCCAGAGAAACCCCTGAAGTCGAGTAGAGACATGATTGTGAAACTTGCTAAACTGGCTTTCAAACAACTGGTCAAGGGtaatgtgatgttttatgaAGAGGACCTGATTGAGAGCGGCATAGACGTCACTGACGCTTCGGTTTATTCTGGGATTTGCACTGAGATCTTTAAGGAGGAATCTATGATTCATCAGAGGAAAGTCTACTGCTTTGTTCATCTGAGCTTTCAGGAGTTTCTAGCTGCTTTCTATGAGTTTTATTCCCACATAGCCAAGAAGATAAAGCTACAGAAGTCATTTCTGGATAGTCAAAATCAGTTGTACAGTCAGGAGTTCTCTTTATACGAGCCAATAAAAATAGCAGTTAATACCTCCTTGCAGAGTAAAAATGGACACCTAGATCTTTTCCTGAGGTTTCTGCTGGGCATCTCACTGGAAtccaatcagagactcttaaaggatctactgacacacacaacaaacagcTCAGAGACCATCAAGAGAATCACACAGTACATTAAAGACAAAATCAAGAGTGATGTTGGTCTCTCAGCGGACAGATGCATCAatctttttctctgtctgctGGAAATGAAAGATCAGACTCTGTACAGAGAGATTCAGAAATCTGTGAAACTACAGACTTCCTCTTCCAATCTACTCTCTCCTGGTCACTGCTCAACAATCGCCTACATGCTTCAGATATCAGACGAGGTGCTGGATGAGTTTGATCTGAAGAAATACAACACATCAGATGAAGGTAGAAGGAGACTGATACCAGCTGTGGTGAACTGCAGAAAAGCTCA ATTTTCTTGCTGTAATCTCACTGGTCTGTTCTGTAAAAGTTTGTGTTCATctctacaatcatcaaactcactgagagagctggacctgagtaacaatgatctgcaggattcaggagtaaAGCTTCTGTCTGATGGACTAAAGAGTTCACACTGTCAACTCAACATACTGAG ATTGACCATCTGTAATCTCACGGCTCAGTGCtgtgaaagtttgtcttcaTCTCTACAATTATCAAACTcactgagagagctggacctgagtaacaatgatctgcaggattcaggagtgaagctgctctctggtggactgaagagtccacaCTGTCAACTCAACACATTACG attatctggctgtatggtgacagaaGAAGGCTGTTGTTTTCTGGCTTCAGCTCTAagttcaaacccctcacacctgagagagctggatctcagctacaatcacccaggaCCATCATTAgtcaagctgctctctgatCCAAACTACAGACTGGAAAAACTGAA tgtggATCACGGAGGAGAGATCAGGATTACCACAGGACCACAGAAAT ATGCATGCGATCTTACACTGGATTTAAACACTGCAAACACTCATCTTATTCTGTCTGAGAGGAACAGAAAGGCAACATATGTGAGAGAGAAGCAGTTTTATCCTGACCATGAAGAGAGATTTGATGAGTGTCTTCAAGTTCTGTGTAAAGAGGGTCTGgctggacgctgttactgggaggttGAGTGGAGTGGGAATGTTTGTATATCAGTGACGTATACGGGAATCTGCAGGAAAGAATGGAATGATTGTAGGTTTGGATACAGTAAAAAGTCCTGGAGTCTGAACTGTTCTACTGACAGTTTCTGTGCCATGCATAACACTAAGAGCAATAACATATCTGTGCCTTCATGTTGCTCTaacagagtaggagtgtatcTGGACTCATCGGCCGGGATcctgtccttctacagcgtctctgacgcacgcacactcacacacttgcACACGTTTAAATCCACATTCACTGAACCCCTCTATGCTGGATTTGGATTTAATTATGATTCctcagtgtctctgtgtgagatTGAACGGCTTTCTGTGAGAAACAACCAAAACACTCAGTAA